Genomic DNA from Perca flavescens isolate YP-PL-M2 chromosome 14, PFLA_1.0, whole genome shotgun sequence:
TCAAAGGCAGAGATAGAGGGCTGATCAATCTCTAAGGGGAAGAAGAGagcaatatattttattatattgatAGGATTGCCATATATATGACACAAATTTTGAAGCTAACTGGGCATCTTTGTGGCAAGGTCTGCTCAGAATATgcttaaagaaaagaaagtagAGAACTAAAATTACCGCTTTGCGGTTGTATGCCTTCACCAACCAGTgaagttgcagtttacatccatgtctgtccagactcataatTATTATAGTATTGTAGACTTTGAaggaatttaataaaaaaggtattaagtgtattttCTGGCGAAGCTGGGATGTTTCACACACATCTTTAACTCGGCAGCACAGATGTATATAATCACCACAGTTTCAAGGTAAGTGTCACCAATTCAATCATCGACAAAGTATTAAATATGGTCACAATCTGCCCCTCTGTTCCTGAGTTATGGAGTTGAATAATGGCCAGAAAAGTGTTTTGGCAAaacattatgatgtcacagtgaagttgacctttgggatataaaatgtcatcacttcatTATATCTTATTAGacatttgtgtgtaatgttgtcGTAATTGGTGTAGGAATTCTTGAGTTATGGCCAAAAAGCGCATTTTGTGCGGTTTTACTGACCTTGACCTTTGATCACCAAAATCAAAATCAGGCCATCCTTGAGTACCTATGGACCTCAAGGCACCCCGACCACAGCTATCGCACTTGTGGAGGCATACAAAGTGAAGAAACGCTTATTAAATGATTATCAAACGTCCCACAGGTCCTTAGAGTAAGTAAAATCACTATTAGTGAATCTTTTTTGTATTCAAAATAgagctgtcaaaatgaatgtgatAATAACGCCACTAATTCTTTTGACGTGCGATTAATGCACTCGCGTTCTGTGATTTGGGCTTCTCTGTACTTTGGGAAATCATGACGCGATGCAGCAGTAACgttgtggatggctagcagaaacaaacctccttgagctgaaatggaaaaagaaaagggtcttttgaatgacaagttcagtttcaaagcccttccagatgacATTCTCGACAAGATTAAAATTATTTGCATGTCCGGTCGATGTGAATTGAGTTACCCCCGGAGTACGTggagtctcaaataccacttgctGGCCAAGCATAGGGCTGACGCAGAaaagcctcctcctcctcgccaAAGACAGGCCACGCTGGATGTGTAAGTACAAAGAAGTAGGAAGTACAAGTGTAAAGTGGGACACTACATTGTGTTAAAAATTACCAAGTAATGTTACATTCAGGTCAATATGCCCATCTGTTGTTGCTTAATAGGCTTGAGTTTGCCATATTATGCTTCAGCATATTTTTtgagcatacagtacattagaatattctccagaataacctcaagacagtatttgtcattgttttggattgttgcaatAATATTAAACATCTGTATACAGCAAGCATATTTGTCCActcccatgttgataagagcattaaacacttggagaaaaaaacaaaaaacatttagaacTGATAAAAAATTGGCCATTAATTTGCGATTGATTGCGATTCAATATTTGaattaactgacagcactaattcaCAATAATGTATGATTTTCAACTACAACACTCCAGTAACACTGAATGCAGCGTTGATGATGTGAAGCCatgtattttaaattagaaAGGTTTACTGCTGCGTTATTGTGTAGAATATTAATACATAGCTATGCAGGTGCTGCTTTTTTCAACTTATGCAAGGAATATTAACAATTACTTCTATAAAAGTGTTCACAGCATCATTCTGAATTTGAAATGGCCAATGATCATTTGTAAACAACTCCGGGGCATCAGACATATTGTAAACTAACCTGCAGAGTGGCTTTGCTGCAGTATTGCATAacctgtaatgtaaaaaaaatactgtagtcACTAACTAATTTtaacaaacatacagtacataaaataacaacaatattacaattattattagtGGTGACAGTAACATAGCAGTTATCTAAAGCAGAACATGCTGTTACAATGGTAATGACAAAATAAGTTATGAGAATTCCAAGAAATTGTACTTACCATGTTGTTTAGATATGTGCACCTCAAAGCTAACTTTCCGATAAATGATTTTTGTGCAATATGGGCAGTGCCAGTGACTTCTGCCTTGGATCAAGTCTTTGCACGTACATGGTACAACAAACTTTtctgaaaagagaaaagagccTATTTACTACAAAAACCTTAAAAGACTGGACACCTAAAAGAACATTGTTTAAGCAGGTTTTTATCGGCGAGCATACTTGAGAATTGCTCCGCTAAGGTAATCCATTATAATTTACAAagtattttcatattttgaTTTCAATGTAACTATAACTTACCAGTACCATCTTCATTAAAATGGACAGCAGATAGATAATGTCTTCTCATCAAATGTGTCTCAGTGGCTTGAATTCTCTTTAGGCAGTAGGGACAGTCATCATTGCCGGCAAACTTCAGAAAGTCAGTGTGTGAAGTGAAGGCATACTGCAAGTCTGGGAAATGAATGAAGATCTAATATAATTACTTTACAAAATAGTATCCATTTAATAGTATCACTTGAGTGTTTAGACACTTTATCAAAGTCCTCGTACAGAAAGACTAAAATGCATATTTCCCTGGAAGAAGGCTATCGATACTATGAGCAAATCATCAGCGTTGTCATTACTGGAAAAGCAAATTGCCATTAACAGTAGTGGGGTTTCCATCAACGTAGTTTTATGCGCATTTTGAAGTACGGAAATggcaaaattctgaaaaaaagtttttacgctcgaggtggtttttgcctttttttttttaaaagagttaaTGCGCAAAATGTGggatggaaacagctttgccGAATAAGTTGTGATGTAGCGAACATGTAACTCACATCGGATGGGGGAAAGATCGGGATATGGGTCCCATCCAGTGCGCCGTACACTTGTGGCACAAGGTGCGTAGTGGAGTTGCGGTGCGCTATAGCCTGTGCCTCAGCCATGTCGGGAAAATTGACAaattggttcaacagcttgaatCCTATGGACCTGCACACCGCGTATATACAGCGGTGAACAGTTGTCTCGCTGACATcaaatgtctctgccacaaccctgtattccgcacaggtggccaacttgtacaatgctacctctctccgtttagccaaagaacttagcttctaaactctttgatttagcaagCCGGTTTGCAATCTACAATCATTCGTACAGTCAACTTGTGACGAAACTACGCTTTGTGTAGTCTAGTTTATTCACCCTTAGTCCATATCCTTtgcattccacttccgggattgctcctgtgctgcaggaaattccaccgcatgcatgtattttctgtttccttttgctttctttgtgttggaattttaaaatttggtggatttacaaggactatggttaactgctcctcagatctctgcatggtaaattgagacagctagctagaagatctgtccaatctgagttttctcttgcacaactattttgcagcggctctgtgccgagtttagcaccgcccatgatgagtctgattggtttaaagaaatgccattaaaccagagcacgttttcctcctaTTCCTGAATGCTATACGATTTG
This window encodes:
- the LOC114568069 gene encoding uncharacterized protein LOC114568069 isoform X2 is translated as MSQIEELKAFVSERLHSAASEILGAIEKTITNYEEQAIRLKEDNDRHRSLLDIIIKANSPQTEAVCTTKKRTPAAAGPAALDPSPARKARETHYNSSDLQYAFTSHTDFLKFAGNDDCPYCLKRIQATETHLMRRHYLSAVHFNEDGTEKFVVPCTCKDLIQGRSHWHCPYCTKIIYRKVSFEVHISKQHGYAILQQSHSAAWPVFGEEEEAFLRQPYAWPASGI